Proteins from a single region of Amycolatopsis sp. CA-230715:
- the nucS gene encoding endonuclease NucS codes for MRLVIARCQVDYAGRLTAHLPMATRLLLVKADGSVSVHSDDRAYKPLNWMSPPCWLIEDGAVWTVQNKTGEKLVITIDEVLHDSAHELGAEPGLVKDGVEAHLQELLAEHITELGDGYTLVRREFPTAIGPVDIMARDGEGKSVAVEIKRRGEIDGVEQLTRYLELLNRDPLLAPVQGVFAAQLIKPQAKTLAEDRGIRCLTLDYDALRGIESDEFRLF; via the coding sequence GTGCGCCTCGTGATCGCTCGATGCCAGGTCGACTACGCCGGCCGGCTCACCGCCCACCTCCCCATGGCCACCAGGCTGCTGCTGGTGAAGGCCGACGGCTCGGTGTCCGTGCACTCCGACGACCGCGCCTACAAGCCGCTGAACTGGATGAGCCCGCCGTGCTGGCTCATCGAGGACGGTGCCGTGTGGACCGTGCAGAACAAGACCGGCGAGAAGCTGGTGATCACGATCGACGAGGTGCTGCACGATTCCGCGCACGAGCTCGGCGCCGAACCCGGCCTGGTCAAGGACGGCGTCGAGGCGCACCTGCAGGAGCTGCTCGCCGAGCACATCACCGAACTCGGCGACGGGTACACGCTCGTGCGCCGCGAGTTCCCGACCGCGATCGGGCCGGTGGACATCATGGCCCGCGACGGCGAGGGCAAGTCGGTGGCCGTCGAAATCAAGCGGCGCGGCGAGATCGACGGGGTCGAACAGCTGACCAGGTACCTGGAGTTGTTGAATCGTGACCCGCTCCTGGCGCCCGTGCAGGGTGTCTTCGCCGCTCAGCTGATAAAACCGCAGGCCAAGACCCTCGCGGAGGACCGCGGCATCCGTTGCCTGACGCTCGACTACGACGCGCTCCGCGGTATCGAATCGGACGAGTTCCGCCTCTTCTGA
- a CDS encoding 3-hydroxyacyl-CoA dehydrogenase family protein: MAREIARVGVVGLGTMGAGIAEVLARSGLTVTAVEIDDEGVARGRGHLENSTDRALAKDKLDAKAREELLGRITYTTSLADLADCELVIEAIPEDLARKAEVFAQLDKITGPETIFASNTSSLSVTEIGVHTARPGKVVGMHFFNPAPVLKLVEIVRTVVTEPEVVADVVEFAGKLGKTPVVIGDRAGFIANALLFGYLNHAVRMYEQRYASREDLDAAMRFGCGYPMGPLALLDLIGLDTAFQILETMYNQSRNRSHAPAPLLKQMITAGLLGRKSGRGFYTYDAPDSPTVVADGLEVSTEDSGGVRPVRSVGVVGTGTMATGIVEVFAKRGYPVVLKARSVEKAEAALAKVRKSLDKAVSKGKLSTEDAAAALARITPAVDYSALSDVDLVVEAVAEVLEVKQDVFAALDAVAKPGAVLATTTSSLPVIECAAATARPSDVLGLHFFNPATVMKLVEVVRTIATAPEVVATAHAVCGELRKHPVHCGDRAGFIVNALLFPYLNDAVKMLEAHYAEVADIDTAMKVGCGLPMGPFELLDVVGLDVSLAIERTLFDEFREEGFAPAPLLEHLVTAGRLGRKTGKGFHDYT; this comes from the coding sequence GTGGCACGCGAGATCGCCCGGGTGGGCGTGGTGGGACTGGGCACGATGGGGGCCGGGATCGCGGAGGTCCTCGCACGCAGCGGACTCACCGTGACCGCCGTCGAGATCGACGACGAGGGCGTCGCGCGCGGGCGCGGGCACCTGGAGAATTCGACGGATCGCGCGCTGGCGAAGGACAAGCTGGACGCGAAGGCGCGCGAAGAACTCCTCGGCCGCATCACCTACACCACCTCGCTGGCGGATCTGGCCGACTGCGAACTGGTCATCGAGGCGATCCCGGAAGACCTGGCGCGGAAGGCCGAGGTTTTCGCCCAGCTCGACAAGATCACCGGCCCCGAAACGATCTTCGCCTCCAACACCTCCTCGCTGTCGGTCACCGAGATCGGCGTGCACACCGCGCGGCCGGGCAAGGTCGTCGGGATGCACTTCTTCAACCCGGCGCCGGTGCTCAAGCTCGTCGAGATCGTGCGGACCGTGGTGACCGAGCCGGAGGTGGTCGCCGATGTCGTCGAATTCGCCGGGAAACTGGGGAAAACGCCGGTGGTGATCGGCGACCGCGCCGGGTTCATCGCGAACGCGCTCCTGTTCGGCTACCTCAACCACGCGGTGCGGATGTACGAGCAGCGCTACGCCTCGCGGGAGGATCTCGACGCCGCCATGCGGTTCGGCTGCGGCTACCCCATGGGACCGCTCGCGCTGCTCGACCTCATCGGGCTCGACACCGCGTTCCAGATCCTCGAAACGATGTACAACCAGTCCCGCAACCGGTCGCACGCACCGGCGCCGCTGCTGAAGCAGATGATCACCGCCGGTCTGCTCGGCCGCAAGAGCGGGCGCGGGTTCTACACCTACGACGCGCCCGATTCGCCGACCGTCGTCGCCGACGGGCTCGAAGTGTCCACTGAGGACTCCGGTGGCGTGCGGCCGGTGCGGTCGGTCGGCGTGGTCGGCACCGGCACCATGGCCACCGGCATCGTCGAGGTGTTCGCGAAGCGCGGCTATCCCGTCGTGCTCAAGGCGCGCAGTGTCGAGAAGGCGGAGGCCGCGCTCGCGAAGGTGCGCAAGTCGTTGGACAAGGCCGTTTCGAAGGGAAAACTGTCCACAGAGGATGCGGCGGCCGCGCTCGCCAGGATCACCCCCGCCGTCGACTACTCCGCACTGTCCGATGTGGACCTCGTGGTGGAAGCGGTCGCGGAGGTGCTCGAGGTCAAGCAGGACGTGTTCGCGGCGCTGGACGCGGTCGCCAAACCGGGCGCGGTGCTGGCGACCACGACCTCCTCGCTGCCGGTGATCGAGTGCGCCGCCGCGACCGCGCGCCCGTCGGACGTGCTCGGCCTGCACTTCTTCAACCCGGCGACGGTGATGAAGCTCGTCGAGGTGGTGCGCACCATCGCGACCGCGCCCGAGGTCGTCGCCACCGCGCACGCCGTGTGCGGTGAGCTGCGGAAGCATCCCGTCCACTGTGGAGACCGCGCCGGGTTCATCGTCAACGCGCTGCTCTTCCCGTACCTCAACGACGCGGTGAAGATGCTCGAAGCGCACTACGCCGAGGTCGCCGACATCGACACCGCGATGAAGGTGGGCTGCGGCCTGCCGATGGGGCCGTTCGAACTGCTCGACGTGGTGGGGCTGGACGTCTCGCTGGCGATCGAGCGGACGCTTTTCGACGAGTTCCGGGAAGAGGGCTTCGCCCCCGCGCCGTTGCTGGAGCACCTGGTGACCGCGGGACGGCTCGGCCGCAAGACCGGCAAGGGCTTCCACGACTACACCTGA
- the dhaK gene encoding dihydroxyacetone kinase subunit DhaK: protein MKKIINDPGTVVAESLRGLALAHSDILRVQEDPAVVVRADAPVAGKVAVISGGGSGHEPLHGGFVGQGMLAAAVPGPVFTSPTPDAVQAAVQASASDAGALLIVKNYTGDVLNFETAAELAAAEGADVRSVVIDDDVAVADSTFTAGRRGVGGTVLLEKLAGAAAERGDALDAVEAVARKVIGQVRSIGVALTPPTVPHVGEPSFTLADDEIEFGIGIHGEPGRERIKAEPADALVARMVEAVAADLPFSSGDEVLLFTNSMGGTPPIELYLAHGIAERLLAERGIVVRRRLVGPYITSLEMQGISLTLLKLDDELTELWDAPVHTAALRRGV from the coding sequence ATGAAGAAGATCATCAACGATCCCGGGACCGTGGTGGCGGAATCCCTGCGCGGGCTCGCGCTGGCGCATTCGGACATCCTGCGCGTACAGGAGGATCCCGCGGTCGTGGTGCGCGCCGACGCGCCGGTCGCGGGCAAGGTCGCGGTGATCTCCGGTGGCGGCTCCGGGCACGAGCCGCTGCACGGCGGGTTCGTCGGGCAGGGCATGCTCGCCGCCGCGGTACCCGGCCCGGTGTTCACCTCGCCGACCCCGGACGCCGTGCAGGCGGCCGTGCAGGCGTCGGCGAGCGACGCGGGCGCGCTGCTGATCGTCAAGAACTACACCGGGGACGTGCTGAACTTCGAGACGGCGGCCGAGCTCGCCGCCGCCGAGGGCGCGGACGTGCGCAGCGTGGTGATCGACGACGACGTCGCGGTCGCCGATTCGACGTTCACCGCGGGCAGGCGCGGTGTCGGCGGAACGGTGCTGCTGGAGAAGCTCGCGGGCGCCGCGGCCGAGCGCGGCGATGCGCTGGACGCGGTGGAAGCGGTGGCGCGCAAGGTGATCGGGCAGGTCCGGTCGATCGGGGTCGCGCTGACCCCGCCGACGGTGCCGCACGTCGGCGAGCCGAGCTTCACCCTCGCCGACGACGAGATCGAGTTCGGCATCGGCATCCACGGCGAGCCGGGGCGCGAGCGGATCAAGGCCGAGCCCGCGGATGCGCTGGTGGCCAGGATGGTCGAGGCCGTGGCCGCCGATTTGCCGTTCTCCTCCGGTGACGAGGTGCTGCTGTTCACCAACTCGATGGGCGGCACGCCGCCGATCGAGCTGTACCTCGCGCACGGCATCGCCGAGCGACTGCTGGCCGAGCGTGGCATCGTGGTCAGGCGAAGGCTCGTCGGCCCGTACATCACCAGCCTCGAGATGCAGGGAATCAGTCTCACGCTGCTGAAGCTCGACGACGAGCTCACCGAACTCTGGGACGCGCCGGTGCACACCGCGGCGCTGCGACGGGGAGTGTGA
- the dhaL gene encoding dihydroxyacetone kinase subunit DhaL, with product MACTTESVAEALRAVASVVAEHRVELIELDRAIGDADHGENLNRGFTAVVAAIETVPETPGAVLKTAATTLISKVGGAAGPLYGTAFLRAATKLGDRSEVDAEAVAELLAAALEGVRARGKAEVGDATMVDALAPAVEAARGAVADGVAAVLTAAADAADRGAESTVDLVPRKGRASYLGERAVGHLDPGARSTALVLRALAEAAK from the coding sequence ATGGCCTGCACCACCGAATCCGTGGCCGAGGCGCTGCGAGCGGTCGCTTCCGTGGTCGCCGAGCACCGCGTCGAACTGATCGAACTGGACAGGGCGATCGGCGACGCGGACCACGGCGAGAACCTCAACCGCGGGTTCACCGCGGTCGTGGCCGCCATCGAGACCGTGCCGGAAACTCCGGGCGCGGTGCTGAAGACGGCCGCGACGACGCTCATTTCGAAGGTGGGCGGCGCGGCGGGCCCGTTGTACGGCACCGCTTTCCTGCGCGCCGCGACCAAGCTCGGCGATCGGTCCGAAGTGGACGCCGAGGCGGTGGCGGAGCTGCTCGCCGCGGCGTTGGAAGGCGTGCGGGCGCGGGGCAAGGCGGAAGTGGGCGACGCGACGATGGTCGACGCGCTGGCGCCCGCCGTCGAAGCCGCGCGCGGTGCCGTCGCGGACGGGGTCGCCGCCGTGCTGACCGCGGCCGCCGACGCCGCCGACCGCGGTGCCGAGTCCACTGTGGACCTGGTGCCGCGAAAGGGAAGGGCTTCCTACCTCGGGGAGCGGGCGGTCGGCCACCTCGATCCGGGAGCGCGCTCGACCGCGCTCGTGCTGCGAGCGCTCGCGGAGGCGGCCAAGTGA
- a CDS encoding DUF3558 domain-containing protein codes for MFSTVRARRLRRTALLSLTVAAAVTVGGCGGQDLGKANFARTTVSAQAGAGSDKAPEGPITDPAVTAAKLRAVDPCKLIAGPTLADLGTPGEPDDFGLSKCSIEVKDAGGKTIRLTIGLGESISTGPDDKTGVVEGLPRIESANGGFCYVSALTQRDPALGVQVQSSYTGGEPCQPAGVALQKVIQKLHGDPPKFEVAPGSALGVDLCTVPDDAVVKELAGADAKAAPIGLHRCTWSKTGGATLTLSFTIAMPQTASDKNPEVDLDGTKATQEASKTSSNCKLEWVHRKVDDKKSELVTFAYENYSAQASTDDPCGKAAKGAKSVLKKLPKT; via the coding sequence GTGTTCTCCACTGTTCGCGCCCGCCGGCTTCGCCGCACCGCGCTGCTTTCGCTGACCGTCGCGGCCGCCGTCACCGTCGGCGGCTGCGGTGGCCAGGATCTCGGCAAGGCCAACTTCGCCCGCACCACCGTCTCCGCACAGGCCGGCGCCGGTTCGGACAAGGCACCGGAAGGCCCGATCACCGATCCGGCCGTGACCGCGGCCAAGCTGCGGGCGGTCGACCCGTGCAAGCTGATCGCCGGGCCGACGCTGGCCGATCTCGGCACCCCCGGCGAGCCGGACGACTTCGGCCTCAGCAAGTGCTCGATCGAGGTCAAGGACGCGGGCGGCAAGACGATCCGGCTGACGATCGGGCTCGGCGAATCGATCAGCACCGGCCCCGACGACAAGACCGGCGTGGTCGAGGGCCTGCCGAGGATCGAGAGCGCCAACGGCGGCTTCTGCTACGTCTCGGCGCTGACCCAGCGCGATCCCGCGCTCGGCGTGCAGGTCCAGAGCAGCTACACCGGTGGTGAGCCGTGCCAGCCCGCCGGGGTGGCGCTGCAGAAGGTGATCCAGAAGCTGCACGGCGACCCGCCGAAGTTCGAGGTCGCGCCGGGTTCGGCGCTCGGCGTGGACCTGTGCACGGTGCCCGACGACGCGGTCGTCAAGGAGCTCGCGGGTGCCGACGCGAAGGCGGCGCCGATCGGGCTGCACCGGTGCACCTGGTCGAAGACCGGGGGTGCCACGCTGACGCTGTCCTTCACGATCGCCATGCCGCAGACCGCGAGTGACAAGAACCCCGAGGTGGACCTCGACGGCACGAAGGCGACCCAGGAGGCGTCCAAGACGTCTTCGAACTGCAAGCTGGAATGGGTGCACCGCAAGGTGGACGACAAGAAGTCCGAGCTGGTGACGTTCGCCTACGAGAACTACTCCGCGCAGGCTTCCACCGACGACCCGTGCGGAAAGGCCGCCAAGGGCGCCAAGAGCGTGCTCAAGAAGCTGCCGAAGACGTAG
- a CDS encoding NUDIX domain-containing protein, with translation MIEREGTREVYRNDWMTVREDAIRRPDGSPGIYGVVDKPDYALIIPADGDRLHLVEQFRYPIGLRRWEFPQGTAPGLADTEPAELAARELREETGLAAGSMVELGVLDLAPGTSSQRGRVFLATDLTEGAPERELEEQDMRAAWFTRAEFEKMLLSGDITDSQSIAAYSFLLLRGR, from the coding sequence ATGATCGAACGCGAAGGCACCCGCGAGGTCTACCGGAACGACTGGATGACCGTGCGCGAGGACGCCATCCGCAGGCCCGACGGCTCGCCAGGTATCTACGGCGTGGTGGACAAGCCCGACTACGCGCTGATCATCCCGGCCGACGGCGACCGGCTGCACCTCGTCGAACAGTTCCGCTACCCGATCGGGCTCCGGCGGTGGGAGTTCCCCCAGGGCACCGCGCCTGGCCTGGCGGACACCGAGCCCGCCGAACTGGCCGCCCGCGAACTGCGCGAGGAAACCGGCCTCGCGGCGGGATCCATGGTCGAACTCGGCGTGCTGGACCTGGCACCGGGCACGTCGAGCCAGCGCGGCCGGGTGTTCCTCGCGACGGACCTGACCGAGGGCGCGCCCGAGCGCGAACTGGAGGAGCAGGACATGCGCGCGGCCTGGTTCACGCGTGCGGAGTTCGAGAAAATGCTGCTGTCGGGGGACATCACCGACTCGCAGTCGATCGCCGCCTACTCGTTCCTGCTCCTGCGCGGCCGCTAG
- a CDS encoding FG-GAP repeat domain-containing protein has protein sequence MACTVALLAGIGTAGTASAAAPSFQVRDFTLDGKEDLGVRTEGGALVVHPHSGRFDGTKTLKNGVPINYGWSRSAWISAADFTGDGNADVIEWEYLGGNIRMYPHSGHFDGTNTLGPREVNFTDSNRDHRFFARDFTGDGLADLLVLEGDGNLYLMRNTGRYGNQRFAPVERIGTGFGGADWIDAADLNGDGRPEVLARWADRVFAFEQFNGGYTGLTGPRPGPVTGVTDFGGGWSGSSIALKDMTLDGRPDLVLLGSDARRVLTVHANQGGLSPRTFGDSAGGTVISEYADANLMF, from the coding sequence ATGGCGTGCACCGTCGCACTGCTCGCCGGGATCGGCACGGCTGGCACGGCTTCGGCGGCGGCACCGTCCTTCCAGGTTCGTGATTTCACCTTGGACGGCAAGGAAGATCTCGGCGTGCGCACCGAGGGCGGCGCACTCGTGGTGCACCCGCACTCCGGCCGCTTCGACGGCACGAAAACACTGAAGAACGGTGTCCCGATCAATTACGGCTGGAGCCGTTCGGCGTGGATTTCCGCGGCCGATTTCACCGGTGACGGGAACGCGGACGTCATCGAATGGGAATACCTCGGCGGCAATATCAGAATGTACCCGCATTCGGGCCACTTCGACGGCACGAACACGCTCGGACCGCGCGAGGTCAACTTCACCGACTCCAACCGCGACCACCGGTTCTTCGCGCGCGACTTCACCGGTGACGGCCTCGCGGACCTGCTCGTCCTCGAAGGCGACGGCAACCTCTACCTGATGCGCAACACCGGGCGCTACGGCAACCAGCGGTTCGCGCCGGTGGAGCGGATCGGCACCGGGTTCGGCGGCGCCGACTGGATCGACGCCGCCGATCTGAACGGCGACGGCAGGCCCGAGGTGCTCGCGAGGTGGGCCGACCGGGTGTTCGCGTTCGAGCAGTTCAACGGCGGTTACACCGGGCTGACCGGCCCGCGTCCCGGCCCGGTCACCGGCGTCACCGACTTCGGCGGCGGCTGGTCGGGATCGAGCATCGCGCTCAAGGACATGACCCTCGACGGGCGCCCCGACCTGGTCCTGCTCGGTTCCGACGCGCGCCGCGTGCTCACCGTGCACGCGAACCAGGGCGGGTTGTCCCCGCGCACGTTCGGCGATTCCGCGGGCGGCACCGTGATCAGCGAGTACGCCGACGCGAACCTGATGTTCTGA
- a CDS encoding NAD(P)H-binding protein, with protein MILVTGATGTVGRHLIERLLTGRSGVRAVSRDPAAAGLPDPVEVVGADLARTDVPAGLLHGVHAVFVNPAAVGENADKLVAAARYAGVGRLVVLAASNVEAPEGQQPSRFLGHRNREVEAAVVASGVEWVSLRPATFHTNALHWADQLRAGDVVRGPFAAVRETPVDPRDIAAVAALALSEDGAHLAGRRLELTGPQALSQHRLVADLGAVTNRRLRYQEIPATAVRQGMARIGAPDGFADAYVARLAHLLDHPPGTTDTIQRLLGRPAITFAQWAREHAAAFQIRDAAPNDNRGAGPVTEGTRHHAR; from the coding sequence ATGATCCTCGTTACCGGGGCGACCGGCACGGTCGGCCGGCATCTGATCGAGCGGCTCCTCACCGGCCGGAGCGGCGTCCGTGCGGTCAGCCGTGACCCCGCTGCCGCGGGCCTACCGGACCCGGTTGAGGTCGTCGGGGCGGACCTGGCCCGGACGGATGTGCCCGCGGGGCTTCTTCACGGCGTGCACGCGGTGTTCGTCAATCCCGCGGCTGTCGGCGAAAACGCCGACAAGCTGGTCGCGGCGGCGCGGTACGCGGGCGTGGGCCGCCTGGTCGTTTTGGCGGCCAGTAACGTCGAGGCCCCCGAGGGGCAGCAGCCGTCGCGGTTTCTCGGTCACCGCAATCGGGAGGTCGAAGCCGCGGTGGTCGCGAGCGGCGTGGAATGGGTGAGCCTGCGGCCTGCCACCTTCCACACCAACGCCCTGCACTGGGCCGACCAGCTCCGTGCCGGCGACGTCGTCCGCGGGCCCTTCGCCGCTGTGCGGGAAACCCCGGTCGACCCGCGCGACATCGCCGCCGTCGCGGCACTGGCCCTGTCCGAGGACGGCGCGCATCTGGCAGGCCGCCGGCTGGAGCTGACCGGGCCACAGGCACTCAGCCAACACCGCCTGGTCGCAGACCTCGGCGCGGTAACCAACCGTCGACTGCGCTACCAGGAAATACCGGCCACAGCCGTCCGGCAGGGCATGGCGCGAATCGGCGCACCCGACGGCTTCGCCGACGCCTACGTGGCCCGACTGGCCCATCTGCTCGATCACCCGCCCGGCACCACCGACACCATCCAGCGACTCCTCGGCCGTCCCGCGATCACATTCGCCCAGTGGGCGCGCGAGCACGCTGCCGCGTTCCAGATCCGTGACGCAGCGCCGAACGACAACCGGGGCGCGGGCCCGGTAACGGAAGGGACGCGCCACCATGCCCGATAA
- a CDS encoding nitroreductase/quinone reductase family protein, whose product MQKFFNRIVLWLLRSPVHQILSGRLAVVTITGRKTGRAYRIPVGYVEHHGDILVGSPGNWAMNLRGGATAKVRVRGEERAMHAQVITKPDQAASLYKIILVRNPVHGKFAGIELDNDGNLDPDRLRAAFRQGIVLIHFKPQNATRPGI is encoded by the coding sequence ATGCAGAAGTTCTTCAACAGAATTGTTCTCTGGCTGCTGCGATCGCCGGTGCACCAGATCCTCAGTGGCCGCCTGGCCGTCGTGACCATCACCGGCCGCAAAACCGGACGTGCCTATCGCATCCCGGTCGGCTACGTCGAACACCACGGAGACATCCTCGTCGGCTCACCCGGCAACTGGGCCATGAACCTCCGCGGTGGCGCGACGGCCAAGGTCCGAGTTCGCGGCGAAGAACGGGCGATGCACGCCCAGGTGATCACCAAACCCGACCAAGCAGCGTCCCTGTACAAGATCATTCTCGTCCGCAACCCCGTTCACGGCAAATTCGCCGGCATCGAACTCGACAACGACGGCAACCTCGACCCGGACCGACTACGCGCGGCATTCCGCCAAGGCATCGTCCTGATCCACTTCAAACCCCAAAACGCGACGAGGCCAGGGATATGA
- the dhaM gene encoding dihydroxyacetone kinase phosphoryl donor subunit DhaM, which translates to MSVGLVFVSHSATLAAGVAELAAQMAPDVKLVAAGGLDGGGIGTDFEAVSQAARDADSGAGVVLLYDLGSAQMTAELAVETLDGEVDAVVVDAPLVEGAVAAAVEAQGGADRAAVAAAAAKAGAQAETGASTDSGAAESVELTLRNDVGLHARPAALLVRALAGLDTEVTVRLGEQEADAHSVLALMSLGARQGDRIEVLAKGADAGTAVERVKDLVARDFDE; encoded by the coding sequence GTGAGCGTGGGTCTGGTTTTCGTTTCGCACAGCGCGACCCTGGCCGCCGGGGTCGCCGAACTCGCCGCGCAGATGGCGCCGGACGTCAAGCTGGTCGCCGCGGGCGGCCTCGACGGCGGCGGTATCGGCACCGATTTCGAGGCGGTGTCCCAGGCCGCGCGTGACGCGGATTCGGGCGCGGGCGTGGTGCTCCTCTACGACCTCGGCAGCGCGCAGATGACGGCCGAACTCGCGGTGGAAACCCTGGACGGCGAAGTGGACGCCGTCGTCGTCGACGCGCCGCTCGTCGAGGGCGCGGTGGCCGCCGCGGTCGAAGCGCAGGGCGGCGCCGACCGGGCCGCGGTCGCGGCGGCGGCCGCGAAGGCGGGCGCGCAGGCGGAAACGGGCGCGAGCACGGATTCCGGCGCGGCCGAGTCCGTGGAACTGACGTTGCGCAACGACGTCGGCCTGCACGCGCGGCCCGCCGCACTGCTGGTGCGCGCGCTGGCCGGGCTCGACACCGAGGTCACCGTGCGGCTCGGCGAGCAGGAGGCCGACGCGCACAGCGTCCTCGCGCTGATGTCGCTCGGCGCGCGCCAGGGCGATCGCATCGAGGTGCTCGCGAAGGGCGCCGACGCGGGCACCGCGGTGGAACGGGTGAAGGACCTCGTGGCGCGCGACTTCGACGAGTAG
- a CDS encoding sodium:solute symporter family protein has translation MHVLAEANLRLNASAIDYVLLAFYFVLVLGIGYLARRQVSSSLDFFLSGRSLPAWVTGLAFISANLGAVEVMGMSANGAKYGLPTVHYFWIGAIPAMLFLGIVMMPFYYGSKVRSVPEFMRRRFGKPAHLVNGISFAAAQILIAGANLFLLASVVNLLLGWPIWISIIVAAAIVLSYTALGGLSAAIYNEVLQFFVIVAALLPLTIVGLVKVGGWQGLVDKVTGSPGGSAQLHSWPGDNLTGFGNNFLSVLGLVFGLGFVLSFGYWTTNFVEVQRAMASKSMSAARRTPIIGAFPKMLVPFIVIIPGMIAAVTVSEYIKDKPELLAGKDGSTGVTFNNALLLLMRDLLPNGMLGVAIAGLLASFMAGMAANLSSFNTVFTYDIWQTYVKKDRPDGYYLRLGRLITAIGTVLAIGTAFIASNSGNILDYLQDLFSFFNAPLFATFILGMFWKRMTPAAGWIGLVLGTASAITVWGLSQAEILGLTGQGISFVAAGTAFVVDVVVSVGVSLATKPKADKELVGLVYSLTPKETRTHDETGENAGWYRKPGLLAGIVLILTIGLNIIF, from the coding sequence GTGCATGTGCTGGCTGAGGCGAACCTGCGCCTCAACGCGAGCGCCATCGACTACGTGCTGCTCGCGTTCTATTTCGTACTGGTGCTCGGCATCGGTTACCTGGCGCGAAGGCAGGTGTCGTCGAGCCTCGACTTCTTCCTGTCCGGCCGCTCGTTGCCCGCCTGGGTCACCGGGCTCGCGTTCATCTCGGCGAACCTCGGTGCCGTCGAGGTGATGGGCATGTCGGCGAACGGGGCCAAGTACGGCCTGCCGACGGTGCACTACTTCTGGATCGGCGCCATCCCCGCGATGCTGTTCCTCGGCATCGTGATGATGCCGTTCTACTACGGCTCGAAGGTGCGCAGCGTCCCGGAGTTCATGCGCCGCCGCTTCGGCAAACCGGCGCACCTGGTCAACGGCATCAGCTTCGCCGCGGCCCAGATCCTGATCGCGGGCGCGAACCTGTTCCTGCTCGCGAGCGTGGTGAACCTGCTGCTCGGCTGGCCGATCTGGATCTCGATCATCGTGGCCGCGGCCATCGTGCTCTCCTACACCGCGCTCGGCGGGCTTTCGGCCGCCATCTACAACGAGGTGCTGCAGTTCTTCGTGATCGTGGCGGCGCTGCTGCCGCTGACCATCGTCGGCCTGGTGAAGGTCGGCGGCTGGCAGGGCCTGGTGGACAAGGTCACCGGCAGCCCCGGCGGCTCCGCGCAGCTGCACTCGTGGCCGGGTGACAACCTGACCGGCTTCGGCAACAACTTCCTGTCCGTGCTCGGCCTGGTCTTCGGGCTCGGGTTCGTGCTCTCGTTCGGGTACTGGACGACGAACTTCGTCGAGGTCCAGCGCGCGATGGCGTCGAAGAGCATGTCCGCGGCGAGGCGTACCCCGATCATCGGCGCCTTCCCGAAGATGCTGGTGCCGTTCATCGTGATCATCCCCGGCATGATCGCCGCGGTCACGGTGTCGGAGTACATCAAGGACAAGCCGGAACTGCTGGCGGGCAAGGACGGTTCGACCGGCGTCACCTTCAACAACGCACTCCTGCTGCTCATGCGCGACCTGCTGCCCAACGGCATGCTCGGTGTCGCGATCGCGGGCCTGCTCGCGTCGTTCATGGCCGGGATGGCGGCGAACCTGAGCTCGTTCAACACCGTCTTCACCTACGACATCTGGCAGACGTACGTGAAGAAGGACCGGCCGGACGGGTACTACCTCCGCCTCGGCCGCTTGATCACCGCCATCGGTACCGTGCTGGCGATCGGCACCGCGTTCATCGCGTCGAACTCGGGCAACATCCTGGACTACCTCCAGGACCTGTTCTCGTTCTTCAACGCGCCGCTGTTCGCCACGTTCATCCTCGGCATGTTCTGGAAGCGGATGACCCCGGCCGCCGGGTGGATCGGGCTCGTGCTCGGTACCGCGTCGGCGATCACCGTGTGGGGCCTTTCCCAGGCGGAGATCCTCGGCCTCACCGGGCAGGGCATCAGCTTCGTCGCCGCGGGCACGGCCTTCGTCGTCGACGTGGTCGTTAGTGTCGGTGTTTCGCTCGCGACGAAGCCCAAGGCGGACAAGGAACTGGTCGGGCTCGTCTATTCGCTCACGCCGAAGGAGACGCGTACGCACGACGAGACCGGCGAAAACGCGGGCTGGTACCGCAAGCCGGGCCTGCTCGCGGGCATCGTGCTGATCCTGACCATCGGCCTCAACATCATCTTCTAG